In the Candidatus Saccharibacteria bacterium oral taxon 488 genome, one interval contains:
- the murD gene encoding UDP-N-acetylmuramoyl-L-alanine--D-glutamate ligase, translating to MFQYLEVLDGIIETMKIIIAGYGLEGISSLRYFQQAFPDAEFVIADQKAVEDAPDGVVVRTGESVFAEQLQDADMVVRAPGVPPRLLKTSGRIWSATNEFFDKCPAPIIGVTGTKGKGTTCSLIAAILRAAGQTVYLVGNIGVPALDALPNITKDDFVVYELSSFQLWDLEKSPTIAVVLMIEPDHLEVHTDFAEYLDAKKNIRRHQGIIDTCLYHPTNKYSKEVAATPFNGLLDEQGHATCEYCGGDALDFAHRYAVPDEDQVYVRDGYFCVQDRRICRTDHLRLPGAHNLENACAAMSAVAELPITVTDEQYAAGLESFTGLPHRLKFVAEKNGVKYYDDSIATTPGSAIAALRAFEAPKVLIVGGYDKGADYDEMATEIARQTVRAVVIIGANAAKIEQSLRQASVTATTVVLGQTTMVDVVAQASQLSRPGDVVILSPAAASFGMFKNYVDRGEQFVAAVEKL from the coding sequence ATGTTCCAATATCTCGAAGTTCTTGATGGTATAATAGAAACTATGAAGATCATTATCGCTGGCTATGGACTTGAGGGTATATCAAGTTTGAGATATTTTCAGCAGGCTTTTCCTGATGCTGAATTTGTGATTGCTGATCAGAAAGCGGTTGAAGATGCGCCGGACGGGGTGGTAGTGCGGACTGGCGAGTCGGTGTTTGCTGAGCAGCTGCAGGATGCCGATATGGTGGTGCGAGCACCGGGTGTGCCACCGCGGCTACTCAAAACGTCGGGCAGAATATGGTCGGCGACCAATGAGTTTTTTGACAAGTGTCCGGCGCCGATTATTGGCGTGACGGGGACGAAAGGCAAGGGTACGACCTGTAGTCTGATCGCGGCGATCTTGCGGGCGGCCGGTCAGACGGTGTATCTGGTTGGGAATATTGGTGTGCCGGCACTGGACGCGCTACCAAACATCACAAAGGACGACTTCGTTGTCTATGAACTATCGAGTTTTCAGCTGTGGGATCTCGAGAAGTCGCCAACCATTGCCGTGGTGTTGATGATTGAGCCAGACCATTTGGAGGTGCATACGGATTTTGCCGAGTACCTCGACGCCAAGAAAAATATTCGTCGTCACCAGGGCATTATTGATACATGTTTATATCATCCAACGAATAAATATTCGAAGGAAGTAGCTGCTACGCCTTTTAATGGACTATTGGATGAGCAGGGTCATGCGACGTGTGAGTATTGCGGGGGTGATGCGCTAGATTTCGCGCACCGCTATGCCGTTCCCGACGAGGATCAGGTGTATGTCCGGGATGGCTACTTCTGTGTGCAAGATCGGCGGATTTGTCGCACTGATCATTTGCGGCTACCGGGCGCACACAACCTCGAGAACGCCTGTGCGGCGATGAGCGCGGTGGCGGAATTGCCGATCACGGTGACCGACGAGCAGTACGCGGCTGGGCTAGAGAGTTTTACGGGATTGCCACATCGATTAAAATTCGTTGCTGAGAAAAACGGCGTGAAGTATTACGATGACAGTATCGCCACCACACCGGGCAGTGCCATCGCGGCGCTGCGGGCGTTTGAAGCGCCGAAAGTGCTGATCGTCGGTGGGTACGACAAGGGGGCGGATTATGATGAAATGGCCACGGAGATTGCCAGACAAACGGTGCGGGCGGTGGTCATTATCGGGGCGAATGCGGCGAAGATTGAGCAGTCGCTGCGTCAAGCATCGGTGACGGCGACAACAGTGGTGCTCGGCCAGACGACGATGGTGGATGTCGTCGCCCAAGCCAGTCAATTATCTCGCCCGGGCGATGTTGTCATCCTCAGTCCGGCGGCCGCCAGCTTTGGCATGTTCAAAAATTACGTCGACCGCGGCGAGCAATTTGTGGCGGCGGTGGAGAAGTTGTAG
- the hpt gene encoding hypoxanthine phosphoribosyltransferase — MNQDIATILVTTEQINDAVARLGRELTNEYRDKNPLVIGVLRGAAPFMIDLVRAMDCYMEIDFIDVSSYGDTTESSGAVTILKDIDSDVTGRHVLLVEDIVDTGRTLEKLLELFAGRGAASVKVCSLLDKPERRIANVTADYVGLSVPNEFVVGYGLDFRQQYRNLPYIGVLKPEVYQG, encoded by the coding sequence ATGAATCAAGATATCGCTACCATCCTCGTAACTACTGAACAAATTAATGACGCGGTGGCGCGGCTGGGCCGAGAGCTGACTAACGAATACCGGGACAAGAATCCGCTGGTCATCGGCGTACTGCGCGGTGCGGCGCCGTTCATGATCGATCTGGTGCGCGCCATGGATTGCTATATGGAAATCGATTTTATTGACGTCTCTAGCTACGGCGACACGACTGAATCATCCGGCGCGGTCACTATCCTCAAAGACATTGATAGCGACGTTACTGGGCGGCATGTTTTGTTGGTCGAAGACATCGTCGATACTGGCCGAACGTTGGAAAAATTGCTGGAATTATTCGCCGGTCGCGGTGCCGCCTCAGTCAAAGTCTGCTCACTACTCGATAAACCCGAACGGCGTATCGCCAACGTTACCGCCGATTACGTCGGCCTGTCAGTTCCTAACGAATTCGTCGTCGGCTACGGCCTAGACTTCCGCCAACAATACCGAAACCTACCGTATATCGGAGTGTTGAAGCCTGAGGTGTATCAGGGATAA